Sequence from the Pedobacter sp. D749 genome:
AAATCGGCGGTATTGGCCAACGAAACAGAAGATGAGTTTTGGGTAATGAAACTCATCAACGATTCAACAGCGATAAGGATAAACGTGAAAAAAGGCATCGAAAACCAAAATACAATAGAAGTGCTCGATCCTAAATTTTCGAAAACAGACCGGATCATTACAGCTGGAAACTATGGAATAGCTGATACCGCCAAAGTTAAAATCCAGAAATAGCCCATGAACAAGTTTTTCATTTCCCATAAAAACCCAATCCTGGCAGTATTACTCATTATACTGGTTGGCGGAGTATATGCTTTCAGCGAGCTAAAAACAGGGCTTTTTCCAGAAATTACCTTTCCAAAGATCAAGATTATTGCCGATGCAGAATTACAGCCGGTTGATAAGATGGTGGTTACCGTAACACGGCCTTTAGAAAATGCGGTAAAACAAGTGCCCGATCTTCAGTTGGTTAGGAGTACCACCAGTAGGGGCAGTTGCGAACTTTCTGCATTTATGAACCCCGGTGCCGATATCGATCTAAGTCAGCAGCGGATAGAATCGCAGATTGCCAAAATTAGCGCTTCATTGCCAGCTGGGGTTAATATTTCGGTAGAGAAGATGAATCCGTCTATCCTTCCGGTAAGTGGCTACAGCTTAGAAAGTCACAATTATTCGTCTGTTGAACTGAAAAAAATTGCCACCTATACCGTAAAACCCTTTCTTTCGCAAGTTGATGGCGTTTCTGAGATCCGGGTAATTGGCGGCAAAAGCAAAGAATACTGGCTGGAGCTTGATGTACAGAAAATGCAGACACTAGGTATCGCCCCAGATCAGATCAGCAATGCACTCAGCCAAACCAATTTTATAAAATCTAACGGCTACCTCACCGATCACAATTATCTCTACCTATCTGTAACCGATGCTACTGTAAAAAACAAAAGCGATCTGGAAAATCTGGTATTGAGCAGAAAGGGCAACCGGAATATTAAGGTAATAGATGTTGCCAAGGTAAATATTCAGCAAAGTGTAGAATATACCCGCATCAATGCTAACGGAAAAGATGGAATCCTGATTGCAGTAATCAAACAACCTAATGCCAACCTGGTCGATCTTTCTAACGAAATGTTTACCAAAGTAGAACAATTGAAACGCATTCTACCAGCTGGTGTAAGCATTAAACCTTATTATGTACAGGCCGATTTTGTAAACGAATCGGTAAAAAGTGTAGGCGATAGCTTATTAATTGGTTTGGCATTGGCCATTTTGGTGGCTATTATTTTTCTAAGATCGTTCAAGGCAAGCATTACCATTTTAATTACCATCCCGGTTACACTTTGTTTAACCATAATTGTGCTCTATTTTATTGGGTATTCGCTCAATATCATGACCCTTGGTGCCATTGCTGCTGCCTTAGGTTTAATTATAGATGATGCTATAGTGGTGGTAGAGCAGATCCACCGCACACAAGAAGAACACCCCGAAGAGCTTAGCATGAGGTTATTGAGCAAGGCGGTGACTTATCTTTTTCCGGCCATGCTGGGTTCTTCTATCAGTACCATTGTGATATTCGTTCCCTTTGTACTGATGACGGGTGTTGCAGGTTCTTATTTTCAGGTGATGACCAATACCATGATCATTACCCTGGTTTGCTCGTTCTTTGTTACGTGGATTGGTTTACCTGTGATTTATCTTTTGCTTACCCGCAAAGGAGGTAGCCACGCATCATCGGGCAAAAAAGTAGTGGTAAATGAGGTTAAATCGCAAAACTGGGTGCGCTATTTTATACAAAGACCTTATATCTCGATCATGTTTATGCTCGGGTTGATTGTATCGATTGTGCTCGTTTTCCCACGTTTAGAAACCGGGTTCCTCCCCGAAATGGACGAAGGGAGTATTGTCTTGGATTATGCTTCGCCTCCAGGTACTTCGCTCGAAGAAACCGATAGAATGCTTAAAGAAGTAGAAAAGGAAATTGTTAAAATTCCAGATGTTCAGGCGTATTCGCGAAGAACAGGAACGCAGATGGGCTTTTTTATTACCGAGCCAAATACCGGCGATTACCTGATCCAACTGAGACATAACAGAAAAAAAAGCACCGAACAGGTGATCGCGGAGATACGCGCGCATATCGAAAATACACAACCAGCTTTAGTAATCGATTTCGGGCAGGTAATTGGCGATATGCTGGGCGATTTAATGAGTTCTACACAGCCAATCGAGGTGAAAATTTTTGGCAACGACCAGGAAAAACTACAGGGTTTATCTAAAAAGGTAGCCGATCTGGTTTCGCATGTAGGTGGTACAGCCGATGTGTTTGACGGTATTGTACTCTCCGGGCCAACGGTAAATATCCAGCCCAATTTTACTATGCTGGCACAATATGGTGTTACTCCGGTGTCCTTTCAATCGCAGCTTCAAACCGCCATGCAGGGAACCTTAATTGGCAATTTATACGATAAACAACAGCTTTCGCCCATTCGCATGGTTTATCCCGGAAGCAGAACTTTTGGCGTGGCAGATATCAACAAGCTTAAAATTTTCTTACCAGATGGAACAGCAGTGCCCATTCAGCAAATGGCCAGTGTTGATCTTAAAGCTGGAATTGCCGAAGTAGCAAGAGAAAACCTGCAAACCATTGGGGTAGTTACCTCAAGGCTCGATAACCGGGATCTTGGAAGTGTAATGAAAGATCTTCAGAAAGCCGTTAATGCCAACATAAACCTGCCTTCGGGTTACCACATCGAATATGGCGGTGCATATAAAGAACAGCAACAATCGTTCTCCGAACTGCTCACCATTCTTATCGCATCGAGTTTGTTGGTGTTTAGTGTAATCTTATTTCTGTTTAAAGATTTTAAAATTGCCTTTCTCATTTTATTAATCTCGGTGCTGGGCATTTCTGGGAGTTATTTAGCCTTGTTTTTAACCCATACCCCCTTAAACGTAGGAAGTTACACCGGGTTAATTATGATTGTGGGCATCATTGGCGAGAATGCTATATTTACCTTTTTACAGTTTAAAGAATCTCTTGCCAAACAAAGTGTTGATGATGCCATAACCTTTGCCATTTCTACCCGGTTACGGCCAAAATTAATGACTGCACTTGGGGCAATTATCGCCTTAATGCCTTTGGCTTTAGGTATCGGTGCTGGTGCACAGCTGCATCAACCATTGGCCATTGCTGTTATTGGTGGTTTTATAGTAGCCATGCCTTTATTGCTCATTGCTTTACCAAGCTTGATCAGGGGAATTTATAAATAGTAAAGAGAAACATAGGCCTCCTAATTTTAGAGGGGTTGGGGCAATTAGTTTGTGCATTTTCATTTGAAAACGAACATTCATACCTCCGTGGGTCCTGCAGCCCCGTTATGCACTCCAATCTTTTTATTGCAAATTTTACGCCA
This genomic interval carries:
- a CDS encoding efflux RND transporter permease subunit, which gives rise to MNKFFISHKNPILAVLLIILVGGVYAFSELKTGLFPEITFPKIKIIADAELQPVDKMVVTVTRPLENAVKQVPDLQLVRSTTSRGSCELSAFMNPGADIDLSQQRIESQIAKISASLPAGVNISVEKMNPSILPVSGYSLESHNYSSVELKKIATYTVKPFLSQVDGVSEIRVIGGKSKEYWLELDVQKMQTLGIAPDQISNALSQTNFIKSNGYLTDHNYLYLSVTDATVKNKSDLENLVLSRKGNRNIKVIDVAKVNIQQSVEYTRINANGKDGILIAVIKQPNANLVDLSNEMFTKVEQLKRILPAGVSIKPYYVQADFVNESVKSVGDSLLIGLALAILVAIIFLRSFKASITILITIPVTLCLTIIVLYFIGYSLNIMTLGAIAAALGLIIDDAIVVVEQIHRTQEEHPEELSMRLLSKAVTYLFPAMLGSSISTIVIFVPFVLMTGVAGSYFQVMTNTMIITLVCSFFVTWIGLPVIYLLLTRKGGSHASSGKKVVVNEVKSQNWVRYFIQRPYISIMFMLGLIVSIVLVFPRLETGFLPEMDEGSIVLDYASPPGTSLEETDRMLKEVEKEIVKIPDVQAYSRRTGTQMGFFITEPNTGDYLIQLRHNRKKSTEQVIAEIRAHIENTQPALVIDFGQVIGDMLGDLMSSTQPIEVKIFGNDQEKLQGLSKKVADLVSHVGGTADVFDGIVLSGPTVNIQPNFTMLAQYGVTPVSFQSQLQTAMQGTLIGNLYDKQQLSPIRMVYPGSRTFGVADINKLKIFLPDGTAVPIQQMASVDLKAGIAEVARENLQTIGVVTSRLDNRDLGSVMKDLQKAVNANINLPSGYHIEYGGAYKEQQQSFSELLTILIASSLLVFSVILFLFKDFKIAFLILLISVLGISGSYLALFLTHTPLNVGSYTGLIMIVGIIGENAIFTFLQFKESLAKQSVDDAITFAISTRLRPKLMTALGAIIALMPLALGIGAGAQLHQPLAIAVIGGFIVAMPLLLIALPSLIRGIYK